One stretch of Chryseobacterium indologenes DNA includes these proteins:
- a CDS encoding DUF2750 domain-containing protein encodes MLQDQITLKIRYKDFIRKVSETEIVYGLKDEKGYATSYSNDLEYEDGGPVQIICFWSDAARAKSCVDREWNRYEASPIPLNEFLENWCLGMNSDGLILGVDFDSNLFGYEAEPLELVLEMIKELKKNNKSLTLRKFDDLEDMENQIREVLED; translated from the coding sequence ATGCTGCAGGACCAAATTACCCTTAAAATCCGCTATAAAGATTTTATAAGAAAAGTAAGCGAAACAGAAATCGTTTATGGCTTAAAAGATGAAAAAGGATATGCTACTTCCTACTCCAACGATCTGGAATATGAAGATGGTGGACCTGTACAAATCATCTGCTTCTGGTCAGATGCCGCAAGGGCGAAATCGTGTGTAGACAGAGAATGGAACCGTTATGAAGCCTCTCCTATTCCACTTAATGAATTTCTGGAGAACTGGTGCCTGGGAATGAATAGTGATGGACTGATTTTAGGTGTTGATTTTGACAGCAACCTGTTTGGCTATGAAGCTGAACCTTTAGAATTAGTTCTTGAAATGATTAAAGAGCTTAAGAAAAACAATAAATCTCTGACCTTAAGAAAATTCGATGATCTTGAAGATATGGAAAACCAGATCAGAGAGGTATTAGAAGACTAA
- a CDS encoding DUF2306 domain-containing protein produces the protein MTKSLGIKIAKVIAVFSVFIFSILMLKTISQYTSLDKTVGFLAFKQQVVNNPYWMAFFYIHIFSITLCLLVGLTQFSSQFLRENRRLHTIIGKVYVYNILMINVPACFVLGLFSNGGLIGITGFLIQDILWAYFTVIAVLSIKKGNIIRHKNFMILSYAVTTTAITFRIIKNLFYNEEYHDYELFYGINVWLALIINLLIAYLFIRQKNHLSLKRNIRN, from the coding sequence ATGACAAAATCATTGGGAATAAAGATTGCTAAGGTAATCGCGGTGTTTTCTGTTTTTATTTTCAGTATTCTGATGCTGAAAACAATTTCCCAGTACACTTCCCTTGATAAAACAGTTGGATTTCTTGCCTTTAAACAGCAAGTTGTCAATAATCCGTATTGGATGGCTTTTTTCTATATCCACATTTTCTCAATAACCCTTTGCCTTCTGGTTGGTTTAACGCAATTTTCATCTCAATTTTTAAGGGAAAACAGAAGGTTACATACAATAATCGGCAAGGTTTACGTTTACAATATTCTTATGATCAACGTTCCGGCATGTTTCGTATTGGGATTGTTTTCCAACGGCGGATTGATAGGGATTACAGGATTTTTGATTCAGGATATCCTTTGGGCCTATTTTACGGTAATTGCTGTACTTTCTATTAAAAAAGGAAATATTATCAGACATAAAAACTTTATGATTTTAAGCTATGCCGTGACAACAACGGCTATTACTTTTAGAATCATTAAGAATCTTTTTTATAATGAAGAATATCATGATTATGAACTGTTCTACGGCATCAACGTATGGTTGGCCCTTATTATTAACCTTTTGATAGCATATCTTTTTATTAGACAAAAAAATCATCTATCGTTGAAAAGAAACATTCGTAATTAA
- a CDS encoding VOC family protein → MKIKNIDHIVLTVADINKTIEFYTEIMGFEVVTFGDNRKALTFGNQKINLHQKGHEFEPKAENPTSGSADLCFIAQTDIHEVMDELKQKNIKIIEGIVDRTGATGKIKSVYFRDPDQNLIEVSNYL, encoded by the coding sequence ATGAAGATAAAAAACATCGATCACATCGTACTCACCGTAGCAGATATCAATAAAACTATAGAATTCTACACCGAAATCATGGGTTTTGAAGTGGTAACCTTTGGAGATAACCGAAAAGCACTCACTTTTGGAAATCAAAAGATCAACCTGCATCAAAAAGGCCATGAATTTGAGCCTAAAGCCGAAAATCCTACCAGTGGTTCCGCAGATCTTTGTTTTATTGCCCAAACGGATATTCATGAGGTAATGGATGAGCTGAAGCAAAAAAACATTAAGATCATTGAAGGCATTGTAGACCGTACGGGCGCTACAGGAAAGATAAAATCTGTATACTTCCGTGATCCGGACCAAAACCTTATTGAAGTGAGCAATTATCTTTAA
- a CDS encoding SEL1-like repeat protein — protein MAHRLYVYNVDSKTGDQHPYYLGEWNYEIPELLLPLFSCDPRSKGKLLYFDKINGVQRLKSFYQLLGEHYQLLYKKVYYEPVNKMFEMLDDLPYDTFVIDGWDVFNMSEEKHSVQAKNWAFEIKERSKLYDKAIAKQNLGWLEKEIVARSGYGSFLEMLETDWIDYGLGYWNEDLYKDISETFEDNGLWGLKDKKGNIITPAVYDEIFAFTDEGIAVTQKNDKYGYLRNDGKVLIECIYEEAYDALFIHNKNYGIIEIDQKCGLLNIETGEIVIPCEYEELEMLRHVYLFNAKKDGKYRLINASNKLIIQEGFDEPFEFNYSGMVYRSLKGTSKKAFYTFDGVFLGEHPEDVLGEIREGYYWVKPNKFQKKISIIKADGTLLDNEVDTMMLLDAYTSFAYRKAKEWHIYDIKSGEYRLKGHTIDNIHRDWYTQFMDNVFLLSDENGWGLYNAAEDRWLLSSSREYKKIESCREEIFRVTTSEGMFYFDEKTGIQSGIYDYIGEGIDYNEQMLCLYKGDKMFVLDAERKFHQVSDNQLGALYEKRHNLRGKDQKNFLDFYKTWTEKKGSGYEQHFDDATLMSRAEKYIEEGKIEEAVRLYEIGISRGNTDMMVELGYIYVHNEYPEYYDLDKGLSLYEKAASKNHAIAWNNLGYHYQSGVGYPQDIKKALKYFMKSAELGEGLAMQNLGLLYFYGEYVLQDYDIALDYYKQAEKKFYYNDENLAEIYYQKGDFDNLQRYLKKDTQGTYSDIYYGIMYDEGLGVKISPKKAIKHYEKSLEHGYYTTSLRRLLYFYKEDPVFADPEKYQYWKKFGEDNEMEV, from the coding sequence ATGGCACATCGTCTTTACGTATATAATGTAGATTCAAAAACAGGAGACCAGCATCCATATTATCTGGGAGAATGGAATTATGAGATCCCGGAATTGCTTCTTCCTTTATTTTCCTGCGATCCCAGGTCGAAAGGAAAGCTTCTGTATTTTGATAAGATCAATGGAGTACAAAGACTGAAATCATTCTATCAGTTGTTGGGAGAACATTATCAGCTGCTTTATAAAAAAGTTTATTATGAGCCTGTCAACAAAATGTTTGAGATGCTGGATGATCTCCCTTACGACACTTTCGTTATTGACGGATGGGATGTCTTCAATATGAGTGAAGAAAAACATTCTGTTCAGGCTAAAAACTGGGCGTTTGAAATTAAGGAAAGAAGTAAGCTGTATGATAAGGCAATAGCCAAGCAGAATCTGGGCTGGCTGGAAAAAGAAATTGTAGCCAGAAGCGGATACGGATCTTTTTTAGAAATGCTGGAAACAGATTGGATAGACTATGGCCTGGGTTACTGGAATGAAGATTTGTATAAAGATATCTCAGAAACTTTTGAAGACAATGGTCTCTGGGGATTGAAGGATAAAAAAGGAAATATCATAACTCCAGCAGTATATGATGAAATATTCGCCTTTACTGATGAAGGTATTGCGGTAACACAGAAAAACGATAAATACGGATACCTGAGAAATGATGGAAAGGTCCTTATTGAATGCATTTACGAAGAAGCTTATGATGCTCTGTTCATTCACAATAAGAATTATGGGATTATAGAAATAGATCAGAAATGTGGGTTACTTAATATTGAAACCGGGGAAATTGTGATCCCTTGTGAATATGAAGAACTGGAGATGTTAAGGCATGTCTACCTTTTTAATGCTAAAAAAGATGGTAAATATCGTCTTATTAATGCATCCAATAAACTTATTATTCAAGAGGGTTTTGATGAACCTTTTGAGTTTAATTATTCAGGAATGGTCTATCGTTCGCTGAAAGGAACATCCAAAAAAGCCTTTTATACATTTGATGGTGTTTTCCTGGGCGAACATCCTGAAGATGTATTGGGCGAAATTAGAGAAGGATACTATTGGGTTAAACCGAATAAATTCCAGAAAAAAATCAGCATTATAAAAGCTGATGGAACTCTTCTGGATAATGAAGTAGACACCATGATGCTTCTTGATGCTTACACTTCTTTTGCCTATAGGAAAGCTAAGGAATGGCATATTTATGATATAAAATCCGGTGAATACAGGTTAAAAGGACATACGATTGATAATATCCATAGGGATTGGTATACCCAGTTTATGGATAACGTATTCCTGTTGTCTGATGAAAACGGCTGGGGCTTGTATAACGCTGCTGAAGATCGTTGGTTACTGTCTTCTTCAAGAGAATATAAAAAAATAGAATCCTGCAGAGAAGAGATTTTCCGGGTGACTACTTCAGAGGGAATGTTTTATTTTGATGAGAAAACAGGAATCCAAAGCGGTATTTACGATTATATTGGTGAAGGAATAGACTATAATGAACAGATGCTTTGCCTTTATAAAGGAGATAAAATGTTTGTCCTTGACGCTGAAAGAAAATTCCATCAGGTTTCAGATAACCAGCTGGGAGCTTTGTATGAAAAAAGACATAATCTTAGAGGAAAAGATCAAAAGAATTTCCTTGATTTTTATAAGACATGGACTGAGAAAAAAGGTTCAGGCTACGAGCAACATTTTGATGATGCAACCCTGATGTCAAGGGCTGAAAAATACATTGAAGAAGGTAAAATTGAAGAAGCTGTAAGGCTGTACGAAATAGGAATAAGCCGCGGAAATACAGACATGATGGTAGAACTTGGATATATTTATGTTCATAACGAATATCCTGAATATTATGATCTGGATAAAGGACTTTCCCTGTATGAAAAAGCAGCTTCTAAGAATCACGCCATTGCATGGAATAACCTGGGTTATCATTATCAGAGCGGCGTGGGATATCCTCAGGACATTAAAAAAGCTTTAAAGTATTTCATGAAATCTGCAGAATTAGGAGAGGGTCTGGCAATGCAGAACCTTGGGCTTCTGTATTTCTATGGTGAATATGTACTACAGGATTATGACATTGCATTAGACTACTATAAACAGGCAGAAAAGAAATTCTATTATAATGATGAAAATTTAGCCGAAATCTATTATCAGAAAGGTGATTTTGACAATCTTCAGCGTTACTTAAAAAAAGATACGCAGGGTACTTACTCCGATATTTATTACGGGATAATGTATGATGAAGGATTAGGAGTGAAAATAAGCCCTAAAAAAGCAATCAAACACTACGAGAAATCATTGGAACATGGCTATTATACGACATCACTGAGAAGGCTTCTCTATTTTTATAAAGAAGATCCGGTTTTTGCTGATCCGGAGAAATACCAGTATTGGAAAAAGTTTGGAGAAGATAACGAAATGGAGGTCTAA
- a CDS encoding tetratricopeptide repeat protein: protein MYHNLEQMFYRGDLDQCIAEGEQYLLSHPEDEEVLFLMAVAYHDIVYHEGHEAVYNAIRDYVIPYLRRVLQINPNNQKALYNILDYPLGNEYTLMQIARSKKHITQENKAEFIGYAERMLEDQDYIGYGYDFLVKIYESLEENKALLNSLEAAMYHAKKANDDNREIRDKNTSLYWIKKIYLLDYTKMISGEELTALIDREHSTFVSRNEYDFINLADIAFENNVPDLSLKMMLKAINGENSAVHIHEKLAEWHQRFAELIKNGFNNPEVFYYQLIIERNYPEYLNVSTDFYYHHALEVINSHPELFSGYHFAGTFLYENERYAEAIPLLDKAVQLSSNATAWRRKVDAEYLLNGTLPSEIPAFSDDPTDIYNEGVLVNECIEALEDENDKLKWHDVGRMVYEQAHEAFRKYFEEGKFESDYYNDLHTRAMCCNNLAIKHSLLGDYQAAAETASEGLRYSEFIELHLTLIDALMNGGNYERTEKALNDYFSLYGECEDYFYKSLYNRALQVQLHKLLGADDVDKEAEEVLTYAYQHTMENPEIDEYDYRDLEAAKNKLEGILFHHLDSQGLHVRKAHYEGMAARFPQEANPQYALMQIYNEEENYGKVASAAKRYLENKKEFLLDAFDKAKTIYMIVKSNFLQGNYQEAASVFSEYDAECNEAMDSEEYVLWLSYGVRMYEKLNNKNQTLALAERFNTIYNAEEWGYDDLVEGVELAKAVVLYQAGNLKEAHAILDQVRSVADYDPIADEYKASWKKPGLFSKFGF, encoded by the coding sequence ATGTACCACAATTTAGAACAAATGTTTTACAGAGGAGATCTGGACCAGTGTATTGCAGAAGGAGAACAATACTTATTATCTCATCCCGAAGATGAGGAAGTTTTATTTTTAATGGCAGTAGCTTATCATGACATTGTTTATCATGAAGGACATGAAGCAGTTTATAATGCCATCCGTGACTATGTTATTCCTTACTTGCGAAGAGTCCTTCAGATCAATCCTAACAATCAGAAAGCACTATACAATATTCTGGATTATCCTTTAGGAAATGAATATACCCTGATGCAGATCGCCAGAAGTAAAAAGCATATCACCCAGGAAAATAAAGCAGAATTTATAGGGTATGCAGAACGTATGCTGGAAGATCAGGACTATATAGGCTATGGTTACGATTTTTTGGTTAAAATATATGAATCCCTTGAAGAAAATAAAGCGCTTTTGAACAGCCTTGAAGCCGCAATGTATCATGCTAAAAAGGCAAATGACGATAACCGTGAGATCAGGGACAAAAATACATCGCTTTACTGGATCAAAAAGATTTATTTACTGGATTATACAAAAATGATTTCTGGTGAAGAGCTTACTGCCCTTATCGATAGGGAACATTCCACTTTTGTAAGCCGGAATGAATATGATTTTATCAACCTTGCTGACATTGCATTTGAAAATAATGTACCCGACCTTTCACTGAAGATGATGCTGAAAGCGATTAATGGTGAAAATTCAGCAGTTCATATCCATGAAAAACTGGCAGAATGGCATCAACGCTTTGCAGAACTCATTAAAAACGGATTTAATAATCCTGAGGTTTTCTATTATCAGCTGATTATAGAACGAAACTATCCTGAATATCTGAATGTTTCCACGGATTTTTATTATCATCATGCCCTTGAGGTTATCAATTCTCATCCGGAATTATTCTCAGGGTATCATTTTGCAGGAACGTTCCTGTATGAAAACGAGAGATATGCTGAAGCTATTCCTTTACTGGACAAAGCTGTACAATTATCATCCAATGCTACAGCCTGGAGAAGAAAAGTAGACGCAGAATATCTTTTGAATGGAACCCTGCCATCCGAAATCCCAGCGTTTTCTGATGATCCGACAGACATCTACAACGAAGGGGTTTTGGTGAACGAGTGCATAGAGGCATTAGAGGATGAAAACGATAAACTGAAATGGCATGACGTGGGCCGTATGGTATATGAACAGGCACATGAAGCATTCCGAAAGTATTTTGAAGAAGGTAAGTTTGAGAGTGACTATTATAATGATCTGCATACCAGGGCTATGTGCTGTAATAATTTAGCCATTAAGCATTCATTGCTGGGAGATTATCAGGCGGCAGCCGAGACCGCTTCTGAAGGACTCAGATATTCAGAATTTATAGAACTTCACCTGACCCTGATTGATGCTTTGATGAATGGAGGAAATTATGAAAGGACAGAAAAAGCGCTGAATGACTACTTCAGTCTTTATGGAGAATGTGAAGACTATTTCTATAAAAGCCTTTATAACAGGGCGCTTCAGGTTCAGCTTCATAAATTGCTGGGAGCTGATGATGTTGATAAAGAAGCGGAAGAAGTTCTTACCTATGCCTATCAGCATACTATGGAAAATCCTGAAATTGATGAGTATGACTACAGGGATCTGGAAGCAGCAAAAAATAAATTGGAAGGTATTTTATTTCACCATCTGGACAGCCAGGGCCTTCATGTCAGAAAAGCTCATTATGAAGGAATGGCAGCACGTTTTCCACAGGAAGCTAATCCTCAGTATGCTTTGATGCAGATTTATAATGAGGAGGAAAACTATGGAAAAGTGGCTTCAGCAGCCAAAAGATATCTTGAAAATAAAAAAGAATTCCTTTTGGACGCTTTTGATAAAGCGAAAACCATTTATATGATCGTGAAAAGTAATTTTCTTCAGGGAAATTACCAGGAAGCGGCATCGGTTTTCAGTGAATATGATGCTGAATGTAACGAAGCGATGGATTCTGAAGAATATGTACTTTGGCTAAGCTATGGAGTTAGAATGTATGAGAAACTGAATAATAAAAACCAGACTTTAGCTCTTGCGGAAAGATTCAATACCATTTACAATGCTGAAGAATGGGGCTATGACGACCTTGTAGAAGGTGTTGAGTTGGCAAAAGCAGTTGTTTTATATCAGGCCGGAAACTTGAAAGAAGCTCATGCCATATTGGATCAGGTGCGTTCAGTAGCAGATTATGATCCTATTGCCGATGAGTACAAAGCTTCATGGAAGAAACCCGGATTGTTTTCTAAATTCGGATTTTAA
- a CDS encoding IS1595-like element ISBbi1 family transposase: protein MNIFSFTAHFGSEEDCRLHFKEQRDKEGVVCKRCGGTSHYWLQGKWSYECKGCRFRTSLRSGTIMESSKLPFLVWYKTMFLMSCTKKGFSTNELQKQLGLKRYEPVWAMVHKLRRAMGNRDARYTLEGMIELDEGYFSVASKEIERGKGTRGRGAEGKQNVAVMAESTPLEDIETGKKEKHVRYFKARVLDSHQSEGINGVVRDCMEDDAIVFSDKSTSYVDISDLVELHVTEKSDAKTTKETLKWVHIAISNAKRTLLGNYHKIKRKYLQLYLNEFIYKLNRRYFGDKLFDRLVIANITGA, encoded by the coding sequence ATGAACATATTCAGTTTTACGGCTCATTTCGGTTCGGAGGAAGATTGTCGTTTGCATTTCAAGGAGCAGCGTGATAAGGAAGGGGTTGTCTGCAAGCGATGCGGGGGCACTTCCCATTATTGGTTACAGGGTAAATGGAGTTATGAATGCAAAGGTTGCCGTTTCCGCACCTCGTTGCGCAGCGGTACGATCATGGAGAGCTCCAAGCTGCCGTTTCTGGTGTGGTACAAAACGATGTTCCTGATGAGTTGCACAAAAAAGGGATTCTCCACCAACGAACTCCAGAAGCAATTAGGATTGAAGCGTTACGAACCGGTATGGGCGATGGTACACAAACTCCGCAGGGCGATGGGCAACCGGGATGCAAGGTATACACTGGAAGGGATGATAGAACTGGATGAGGGTTACTTTTCGGTGGCCAGTAAGGAAATCGAGCGAGGCAAGGGTACACGTGGCCGGGGAGCCGAGGGAAAGCAGAACGTTGCGGTGATGGCCGAAAGCACCCCGTTGGAAGATATCGAAACGGGCAAAAAGGAGAAGCATGTGCGTTATTTCAAGGCCAGGGTACTGGATAGCCATCAAAGTGAAGGAATCAACGGCGTGGTCAGGGACTGCATGGAGGATGATGCCATCGTATTTTCGGACAAAAGCACTTCTTACGTTGACATCTCCGATCTGGTGGAATTGCACGTCACCGAGAAATCAGACGCCAAAACCACCAAGGAAACACTCAAATGGGTGCATATCGCAATCAGTAATGCAAAACGGACATTGCTGGGCAACTACCATAAAATCAAAAGGAAATACTTACAGTTGTATCTCAACGAGTTTATTTACAAATTAAACAGACGGTATTTTGGAGACAAACTCTTTGACAGACTAGTAATTGCGAATATAACAGGTGCATAA
- a CDS encoding retropepsin-like aspartic protease, which produces MNCKFIFLILGINVTLSAQKHPALIPFSLENNSVYLQGKVNAVDNVKFLFDTGADGSVININSKKKVDLKIDGKSQNKGSNGVNSVDYSSHNTVQFGDIQKTDVLFTLIPYGEVNFDGVFGTDLMKGKIIEIDYQKNMLRFYDENDRSIDLSGYEKMKLHLIDNYPAVESSITVNGKEYSGYFGLDSGADDALTIASPYARKNSLASTMKTIGKATAQGSDGSVYEMPVVLCPSITFAQKFLYNVPITLSSSTKGIDASEKMAGFFGNAFLKRFNTIIDFKNQFIYFKLNKHLYSEFN; this is translated from the coding sequence ATGAATTGTAAATTTATTTTTTTAATCCTAGGTATCAATGTAACTTTATCAGCACAAAAGCATCCTGCCCTTATCCCCTTCTCTCTGGAAAACAATTCGGTTTATCTCCAGGGTAAAGTAAATGCAGTTGATAACGTAAAATTCCTTTTTGATACCGGTGCCGACGGATCTGTCATTAATATCAATTCAAAGAAAAAGGTTGATTTGAAAATTGACGGAAAATCCCAAAATAAAGGTTCAAACGGAGTAAACTCCGTTGATTACAGCAGTCATAATACGGTTCAGTTCGGAGATATACAGAAAACTGATGTTTTGTTTACCCTTATTCCTTATGGAGAAGTTAATTTCGACGGCGTTTTCGGAACGGATTTAATGAAAGGAAAGATCATTGAAATTGATTATCAAAAAAATATGCTCCGTTTTTATGATGAAAACGACAGATCTATTGATTTATCAGGATATGAAAAAATGAAACTTCATCTCATCGATAATTATCCTGCGGTGGAAAGTTCAATAACAGTGAATGGTAAAGAATATTCGGGGTATTTTGGTCTTGACAGCGGTGCGGATGATGCCCTTACCATTGCCTCACCCTATGCCAGAAAAAACTCTTTAGCCAGTACCATGAAAACAATAGGAAAAGCTACAGCACAAGGTTCGGACGGCTCTGTTTATGAAATGCCGGTGGTTCTTTGCCCTTCCATTACCTTTGCTCAAAAATTTCTTTATAATGTGCCCATTACACTTTCCAGCTCTACAAAAGGAATTGATGCTTCAGAAAAAATGGCTGGCTTTTTTGGGAATGCATTCTTAAAAAGATTCAATACCATTATCGATTTTAAAAACCAGTTTATTTATTTTAAACTGAATAAGCATCTGTATTCTGAGTTTAACTAA
- a CDS encoding KTSC domain-containing protein — MKRIGEHRTLLGVDKNVTLKELKTIYRNVMKDTHPDKFINDEEGKIAAEERSKSVIEAYHFLVSINPETQEKYKEEYTETITQSNIQDFYLEKSILTVQHLNGKTYEYMGVPRNTYIKMVNADSPSRFARRHVYGNFVYRKAGEAMAD; from the coding sequence ATGAAACGAATAGGTGAACACAGAACCCTTCTTGGAGTTGATAAAAATGTGACTTTAAAAGAGTTAAAGACCATTTACAGAAATGTGATGAAAGACACACATCCTGATAAATTTATCAATGATGAGGAAGGAAAAATAGCCGCAGAAGAAAGAAGCAAATCTGTGATTGAAGCCTATCATTTCCTGGTAAGCATTAATCCTGAAACTCAGGAAAAATATAAAGAAGAATACACGGAAACCATTACCCAATCTAATATTCAGGATTTCTATCTTGAAAAATCGATTTTAACGGTTCAGCATTTGAATGGAAAAACCTATGAATATATGGGGGTTCCAAGAAATACGTATATCAAAATGGTTAACGCTGATTCTCCAAGCCGTTTTGCAAGAAGACACGTCTATGGAAACTTTGTTTACAGAAAAGCTGGAGAGGCTATGGCAGACTAA